One segment of Thermococcus sp. AM4 DNA contains the following:
- the arcC gene encoding carbamate kinase — protein MKRVVIALGGNAILQRGQKGTYEEQMENVRKTARQIADIIERGYEVVITHGNGPQVGALLLHMDVGQQVYGIPAQPMDVAGAMTQGQIGYMIQQALINELRARGIEKPVATIVTQTLVDKNDPAFQNPSKPVGPFYDEETAKKLAREKGWVVVEDSGRGWRRVVPSPDPKGHVEAPVIQDLVEKGFIVIASGGGGVPVVEEDGRLKGVEAVIDKDLAGERLAEEVEADIFMILTDVNGAAINFGKPDERWLGKVTVEELKKYYAEGHFKKGSMGPKVLAVIRFVEWGGERGIIASLDKAVEALEGKTGTQVLP, from the coding sequence ATGAAGAGAGTCGTCATAGCCCTCGGCGGTAACGCGATCCTCCAGCGAGGTCAAAAGGGCACTTACGAGGAGCAGATGGAGAACGTGAGGAAAACCGCCAGGCAGATAGCGGACATAATCGAGAGGGGTTACGAGGTCGTTATAACCCACGGAAACGGCCCGCAGGTCGGTGCTTTACTCCTCCACATGGACGTAGGCCAGCAAGTTTATGGAATTCCCGCACAGCCAATGGACGTTGCAGGAGCGATGACGCAGGGGCAGATCGGCTACATGATACAGCAGGCCCTAATCAACGAACTCCGCGCGCGCGGGATTGAGAAGCCAGTCGCGACGATAGTGACCCAGACGCTTGTGGATAAAAACGACCCTGCCTTCCAGAACCCGAGCAAGCCCGTTGGGCCCTTCTACGACGAGGAGACGGCCAAAAAACTCGCGAGGGAGAAGGGCTGGGTCGTCGTTGAGGACTCCGGTAGGGGCTGGAGAAGGGTGGTGCCGAGCCCTGACCCCAAGGGGCACGTCGAGGCCCCCGTAATCCAGGATCTCGTCGAGAAGGGCTTCATAGTCATCGCGAGCGGCGGCGGTGGCGTTCCGGTCGTCGAGGAGGACGGAAGGCTGAAGGGCGTTGAGGCGGTTATAGACAAGGATTTGGCCGGTGAGAGGCTTGCCGAGGAGGTTGAGGCGGATATCTTCATGATTCTTACCGACGTCAACGGCGCGGCAATAAACTTCGGAAAGCCGGACGAGAGGTGGCTCGGAAAGGTTACGGTTGAGGAGCTGAAGAAATACTACGCGGAAGGCCACTTCAAGAAGGGAAGCATGGGGCCGAAGGTTTTAGCCGTTATCAGGTTCGTCGAGTGGGGAGGTGAGAGGGGGATC